Genomic DNA from Mauremys mutica isolate MM-2020 ecotype Southern chromosome 13, ASM2049712v1, whole genome shotgun sequence:
GGCCTTCCTTCTTCTGCAGAGAACCGTTTGCTATAAATAAGCATCATTGTTTGGATTCTCTTTGACCTTTCGCACCCAGGTCCGCACAGAGGATTCCAGGAAGGAACATTACAGAAAGGAATTAGGATACAATTGTCAGTGTACATAACAACCATAATAGAAGAACTAGTTTTTTCTTATTTTGGTGAAGCTCTAACTAGTGTCAGTTCTAATTGGTTCAATTCAGATACACTGTAGCCTATTAAATCCCTGTTTTAACTGGTTAAAGGCATCTCACGAGAAATGGTGGATGTATTTCTGCAGCCTCTAGTCGTTTTCATCTTAATTCCACATCCAATTCCTTTTCTCAGTTCAATCAGATTTGTATTAGTCACCTATCTTGTAATACTTAACTAGGAAAATAATCGGTAGTGTCGACAATTCTGCTTCTCTTTAATACAAAATGAGtttggcaaataaaaagaatttttAAAGAGAAATCAAATATACGTGTCTTGTGAAAGCAGTAAACAATAAGTAGATTTTTACAGCTCACATTTAAcatcttaataaaataaaataaaaatataaaaacccTATCCAGGTATTCTGAAGGAAGGGAAGATGGCATCCCCTAAACAACACTACTCTAAAACTACGCATTCCCTTACAATGGTATAGATTTCCTTATAGATTTTCCCCAAATGGAATAACAGGGAAATatgttaaataaaaatgaataattttaAGGCTGTTgcgttaaaaataaatataagcatttgaaaacaaaaataaataatatgatATATCTATATGTAATAAGGTGATATCTAAATGTGGCATCTGTAGTTGTAGAACATGGACGATAAGGAGAAATCTGTATCTACATACAGCTATCGAATTTATGTATACAAAAGTAGAATCTGTATATGAATGATTAAAAATATATGGGCAAGAGGGAGGAATCTGCATCTATATAAATATGGAATATACCTATAACGAGAACCTGTATCTAGATATAAAATAGATGAACACTAGGGAGGAATCTGTATCTGGATGTAGATACAGAATATAGGTATAATGAGAAATCTATATTTAAACTCTAGATATAAACTATATGGACAATAAGAAGGCATCTGTGTGGGTACATAGAAAGGCATGATATACGCACAGTAACAAGGAATCTGTATCTAGCTATACATTATAGAAAGAAGGTATATAGCCGTTTAAATCTGGCTTTAGTGCATTACACTGTATTTTGGCAAACAAAAAATGATCCGCGGATTTCTAGCAACATTAATTACACGTAGGAATCGTTCGAGAGACCAAACGGTGGAAGCGGAAGCTCCCGGCCTCCATTGGGGGTTTTCTTTGGGCCCTTGTCTTGCCAGCGAAAATCGGCTCCCAAATCAGGGCTAGGCGGCTCCTTTGGGAAGATAGAGATATAAATATAGATACACATATAAATCAGGGAGGGGGAACTACCCCCATCTCCCTCCACCGCcaactccctctctccctctgcagTGTGGATGACAGAGCCTAGAAGGTGTGGGTGTTGCTtgtaaaggggggtgggggaagggctctgATGAGGACTGTGGTACCTCCCTCAGAAATGCAGCAATCCTCTCCCCTTCCTTCTGATAGATGGGCGCATTGGGATGGAGACGTGGTGTGCACAGCAAAAGGCTTGCGTTGGCAATCTGGTGATCATCCCACGTCCCCCTGCCTTTCTCCCCTTAGGCTCCTCTGCATTGCACGGGCATCATTGAGGCTGGAGACAACCAACCCGCGTCTCTGCTGCTCAGAGAGGGGACGGGGATATTCTGGAGCACAGGCTGGGTACCAGAGCGCCGACCCCCCCTTCCCAGCACTgcagagacccccctccccgggaCCCCACTTCACTCCCCGGTCTATATGCACAAGGAAGAGGGTGAGGTGTCGATCGGGAGCTGCCAAGGAACTCAAACCGAGCGGGGTCATGCTCCAGGGGACACTGAAGGGGAGAAGGTCCAATTGCGGTAGGAAGTGGAGATAGCGGCTTTGCCAGCCCCGCAGCAGCAGCACTTTCTCCCCTGGTGCCGAGGACCGCCGGCTTCTTGGTGGCCAGAGGATCCCAAGCAAGAGAGGCAACATGGCCACTCTGATCCGGAGCAAGCTTTCCAACGTCGCCACCTCGGTTTCCAACAAGTCCCAGGCCAAAGTGAGCGGCATGTTTGCGAGGATGGGCTTCCAGGCGGCTACCGATGAAGAGGCGGTGGGCTTTGTGCATTGCGATGACCTGGACATGGAGCACAGGCAAGGGCTTCAGATGGACATCTTAAAGTCGGACGCCAGCGAGGAAGGAGCCGAGCCGCCCCTAGAAGGGGATATCCATTACCAAAGGGACGGCACGGGTCCCCTGCCCCCGTCAGCCTCCAAGGACGAGGGTATCTGCTCGGAGCTCTCCAGCCAAGCCAAGCCCAAAATCACCGCCTGGGAAGCTGGGTGGAATGTCACCAACGCAATCCaggtaaggggagggggggacgaCATCTCACCGCACACCCCCAGCAGCGCGCCCCCCAGTGCTGCAGGTTACCTGTGCAGGCATGTGTAGGGAACATGGGTCATAAtaataacgtgtgtgtgtgtgtgtgtgtgtgtgtgtgtgaaatctcCCTGCTGCCTTCAGTCTGACGCAGAACCTTGAAACATACCAGGCAGAAATGGCACGCACATGCGTTGGGGGTCTGTGTGTGTACGCTGCGGTGTGAGGTGCGGGTGTTTACACACTCACACAAACTCACAACATCGTTTCAGACCGTGCTTGTTACACAAATATGtcagccccctcccatccccaattGCACGCTTTTTTTTCCTCTCGGGAATTATATTTTGATGGCGTAAAACCCTGGTGGGATGGGTCTGTGGACAGAGAGATCAGGCCAACAGAGGGTGTCAATCTGGAATGCAGCCCACTCCCCTCTGCTTGCCTTTATGGTCTGATGGAGTCAATTCAGTTTGGGCTCGGGGGTAAAttactaaaaggaaaaaaaagcgaTCATCCCTTCTCCACTCCACATAACATGACAAGTTGCCCAGTAAAGTTTAAAAATGAGCAGGAGCGCGTGGCTTTTGCCAACTCTCTCCTGCTGTAAATAGAAATCACTTGAACAACCAGAATGGCATGTCCACTGAGCGCTAAAGTGTCTCACCTGAACGCTGTGCAAGCAAATGAAGACGCCTGAGAACGGTGTGTTCCCACTGAATCTGTTTTCTCCCAAAGTCCTGGTATTCGCTGCTGTAAACGTGGGATGCGTGTTTGGGACTGATTTTCATTTGGGGTTTGAGGGGATTTAGTGTCCCCCTATTCCCAGCCTCCTCCTCTGGCTGTCTGGATATGTGAATATTACCAATTTCACCCCGAAATTATGACCCGTCGCAAATAAAACCCGAGCGGTTTTACGAGTCTCTCATCTCTTCTTAAAAAGCTTCCGTCTGTTAATTCATTTGTGCTGATAACGTTCCTAAATGAATGGACCTTTCCCTCTGGGCCCCATGCACACGAGAGAACAGCAGTGATGGGTTTGCCTGTCCTAGTAACCCCCCACCCAACTTTCTAGCTCCAGAATGATTATGTATGTAAAGTGTGTTTCCTTACAGGGTTCTAGGCAATTTCAAACGGAAAACGAGTCCTTTGTGGAGAGCAGCTAGAGACTTTTAAAGGTGTCACCCTCCGAATCTCAGTAATGTGGACAGATCCCACAAGCAACTCGCGCTCTCAAATGCAGAGGCATCCTCAGTATGTCAAAAGCAACTGCATCATGGAGAGCGTGTGTTGTAAGTGGCAACGCAGCCCCATGATTTTTAATCTGGCTACATGAATATTTCCAAACCTTTTCCCAGAGTTGCCCCTTAAAATGGGGTCTCTGTTTTGATCCAAACCAGATTCAGCGTCCTATATGTTTGAGTGGGGAATTAAAAGGTTGATCGAAGCTATTCAGAGGTTGGGAAATTCAAATAGCagagtaataataacaacaataaaataataataaaagagtgAATGTTTTATGAAATGGTGAGGATTATTCCTTTTCCAATTCTGAAATGACTAACTTCTCTGCCTTTCATTCCGAAAACAGATTTTTAACAAATTCTGATCAAatgtggttttattttatattaaaatgctTGTCTTCAGTTCAGTTTAGCAGCTCAGGAaatatttagacatttaaaaagaGTTCTAGACAGACAAGTGAAGCAGGAATCCTTGtccaatttcatttttaatttctctctcagACCTGATTATATGAAGCAGAATCTTGCTGTTGGTTTGTGATCTGATTGCATCAAGTAGAAtcttgcttgtgtgtgtgtgtgtgtgtgtgtgtgtgtgcgtgtgtgtgtgtgtgtgtgagagagagagagagagagagagagagagagtgagtgtgtgtgtgtgtgagagagatctcTTGctgctgtatgtgtgtgtggtctCTTGCTAAAATGAACACTACAGTATCCATTTTGTCTCTTTCTAGGGGATGTTTGTTCTTGGCCTGCCCTATGCTATCCTTCATGGTGGATATCTAGGactctttttaattatttttgctgCAGTAGTTTGCTGCTACACTGGGAAAATCCTTATTGCCTGTCTTTACGAAGAGAATGAAGATGGGGAGATAGTCAGGGTGAGAGACTCCTATGTCGACATTGCTAACGCTTGCTGTGCTCCCAGGTTTCCCAAGCTTGGAGGGAGGATTGTGAATGTGGCTCAGATCATTGAGCTGGTCATGACCTGTATTCTCTATGTGGTGGTCAGTGGGAACCTGATGTACAACAGCTTCCCAAACTTGCCTGTCTCCCAGAAATCTTGGTCTATCATTGCCACAGCTGTGCTCCTGCCTTGTGCTTTCTTGAAGAACCTCAAGGCTGTCTCGAAGTTCAGCTTGCTCTGCACCTTAGCCCACTTTGTGATCAACATTTTGGTGATTGCCTACTGTCTCTCCAGAGCACGTGACTGGGCTTGGGACAAAGTCAAGTTTTACATTGATGTGAAGAAGTTCCCCATCTCCATTGGCATCATCGTCTTCAGCTACACCTCCCAGATCTTTCTGCCTTCCTTAGAGGGGAACATGCAGCACCCCAAGGAGTTTCATTGCATGATGAACTGGACTCACATAGCAGCTTGCATTCTCAAGGGACTCTTTGCCTTGGTAGCCTATCTGACCTGGGCTGATGAGACTAAAGAAGTCATCACAGACAACTTGCCATCCACCATTAGGGCAGTAGTCAACCTTTTCTTGGTGTCCAAAGCTTTGCTTTCCTACCCCTTGCCCTTCTTTGCAGCTGTGGAAGTCCTGGAGAAGTCCCTTTTCCAAGATGGAAACAGGGCAGTCTTTCCTAACTGTTATGGGGGTGATGGGAGGATCAAGTCTTGGGGACTAGCCCTCAGGTGTGCCCTGGTAGTTTTCACCTTGTTAATGGCTATCTACGTCCCTCATTTTGCCCTCCTGATGGGTCTTACAGGGAGCCTCACAGGTGCAGGCCTCTGTTTCCTGCTCCCCAGTCTCTTCCACCTCAAGCTCTTGTGGAGGAAGCTCATGTGGCACCATGTTTTCTTTGATGTCGCCATTTTCGTTATAGGTGGTATATGCAGCGTGTCTGGATTCATCCATTCTTTAGAAGGCCTCATAGAGGCTTACGGTTCCAACATAGAAGACTAAAGAATGGCCAGAGCTGGTTGCATTAAAAGAGAATTACACTGAACATCCACATAGCCAAATAATTATGTAtccttttaaagaaaagattATTTTAGTTATGTGCATCCAACAAAGTCAGTCATAGaacctaaaaaataaaataaagtcttTGCCCTGCAGTTGTTTTAATAAGCTAagatttcaatatatttttttcttatttataaaTTTTTTGAAGGAAAATATTTGACAACCCTCCTATCCTCTAAATAATGGTCTGAACTTTCTTTCAATATATCTTGTAGGGTTGTAAAATGCCCTATCTAAAAACAATTTTCAAGGCAATAGTCTTGCAAATATTATGCAAGTCAGGGTTGCAAGATTTGAAACACAGTTGTCAACCCAATGGATTTGGGTTGtttttgtgtaaaattaaaaatagatattgagtagtgggtgggggcagggaggtcccCTTATTTTATACCCTGTGAAGGGTGGTTACAGAAGTGTAGACAAGACTTAGATTGTATGAACACCCAAACAGTTAAAATGGTAACAGCTGGTGACCAATGATCCCAGTGAGATGTAATGTTTACATtgtagtaataaaataaatacatatccTGAATTCTTCCATTTTAACTCATATCCAGTAATCCCATTTGATCAAGATCTTTTGCCTCCAGCTGAAATCACAGACCTGGAGTTCAGTTCtccttattttgttttaaataatcatGACGTCTAAATTTAACAGAAAGTTGTTGGATTTGAAAGCGTTCAGGctacaaaaacaagacaaaattcATTCTGTGCAATCCACCAGATCTGTGCAGCTGTTTCAAATGTACGTGTGGTGTAATTGtggtaaataagatgaaaaaaaatgtatatcaGAAGATTTATCTTTAACATATAATGTGGTACATAAATATATCAAACAATAAAGAGAAAACATAACGACTATGGCTGGCATGGTTTGTTATAGGGACTGCAGGTTGGAGGAGTCTAACCAACATCATGAGCGATAGAGGAGGAGtatgcaggtgtcagggcagtgTTAGGAGAGGCTGAAGGGAAGATGCCTCCTTTATTTAGCTTTTGAAACAAGAAAGAGAAAGCAAGTCAGAGGAGGAAacgaaaaaagaaaggaaagaaggcGGCCAGCCCTCTCCACTCCCTCACAGCTGCACCAGTAACCACGTAGGACCTTTTCTCTCACTCACGCCAAGCGCCCACTGCTTTCCATAGACGTGCCCCATGCGAATGGGAGGTTTGCCCGAGGGAAGGCTGCAGGCTAGGGGCTGAGAGAAGAAAGCTTCGCAGTATGGACTGCGAGGCTGGGAAACCTCGCCACGCTCCGCAGCTTTGGACACAAAGAGGAGAGGCGGCCATGGCCCCAACTACCACGGGGGCAATCCAGTAAAACACCAGCCCAGACCACACAAGGGGACTCACGCCACACCCCGATCAACTAAAGGAGTGGGGGTTACAGCGCCTGAAGTCAAGAGCGAAGCCCCTGCATTATTCCCGTCTGCCGGGCTGGTGCAGCAAGTACCCAACAGTGCCAGGGTGGCTGGCACTTGACAAGGGCGAGACTCCTGCCTGTGCCACTGCTCCTGTGATTGTACTGCCGCAATCCGAGTCTCCTCTCAGCCCAGAAACAAAGCTATTTTAGGAGAGGGGTCGTTTTACACCGGCGCTCGGGCAGTTCTCCCTTGCTAGCATTTCTACTAGTTAAATAATTACCCTGAGCCTACCCCGGTAGGTTTTACCCAGGGGACACCCCTTGATGGGTAATGTCATGAATCCACCAATTCTACGCACTGGCTATTGCTTGGCAGACAACGacctccagcccccgcccccgtaGCTACCGAGCAGGCAGAAAAGCCCCTAAAGAGCTACTATTTAGAGAGATGCACCAGAGCTTTCCTTAACAAAATCACTCTGAGCCAATCACGACCCTTCCCCAACTGTAACTACCCTGTGAAGAGTTTggagcttgggggtggggggaagggcgaagcatattttcttctctttttaccCTTTAGTTGAAATCTCCAATTTCAACGAGAGAGAGACGTTAATTCGCCctccttcattttttttaactataaCAAGATCACACCCCTTTCATGTGCTTTGTATAAGGTTACGTTTGTAGTTTAGATGGCCAATAATAATAGTTACACCAACAATCATATTATAGACACACATTATTCCTAACCACCTAATTAAATTAGTAACAGGTGGACCTTCTAAACGTCTTGCATAATAATAGTCACTCTGATCATCAGAACAAATAATTAATAGTGTTAATCACCTAATTGATTTCTTTCTAACAGatggaaattttgttttggaagctGGACATCTtgcataaaattattttaatactttaaaatattttttacccATACTGCAGCCCTCACCTAAATCTCCTATTGATTTCACAAGAACTTTTCAGTGAGTAAAACCTACAGAATCAGATTCGCAGTTTGTGCGACATCTTGGTTCATTTGTCctagcaaggggaaaaaaaaagcttgtAACGAAATAAAAGGTCTAAATATGTTACTGTTTGAATTCAAACGAATTCGCGAAACAGGCTTGCTTCCAAACCCTAACATTCAAAAATATGGGGATTGATTAGTGTAATTAACACGATGCCATCTTCCCATTGAGATTCGTACATTTAAGGGAGACGTTTAGTGTAAGTGGCCaaaacatcttcattaattacACATAAAAACACCCTGCCACTATATCGCGTTCGTGGATCTTCAATAGGTTAGAAGTATTTTAATACATGCAATCCCGTTCAATGTCAATTTAATAGGTCATTACTCCAGGAGGAAAGGAATCGTTAACAGAAGACCCCCggtttccatttttaaaatgttcttcctATAATCTGAGAGCAGCCAGTTAAACAGGAATCTGAATGGAAAGGGAAAAGATATAATCTCCGCAGGTTTAGATCCTatttcctcatctgaaaaataATTTGTGTTTGTGGGCGGCAAAAAAATAATTTAGCTCGCTGCCTGGAAGAGAGAggctggttttgttgttgtttgaatGCTCCTTGCAAAAGTAATTCGTTTCCAGCTAGCTCTGCAATGCGGTAAGAGGGAGAGCGAGCGAGAGATAAACTCCACCCGGTTGGCCAAACAGTTTCAGAAGGTGTCAGGACGTGTGgctcaagactccttataagaaggAAGGCAGCAGAAAAAAGAGGAGGGAATGTAAATCACCCCAGGGAGATCAGGACATCAGTTTAGTTTATCCCAAACTGCGAGATCTCCGAAAGAGATTAAACGCAGGGGGTTATTGTTAGGAGcatattttgttttgcaaaataaccagaaggaaaaaataaaagtctAGTATCTGTTGAGAGGGTGAAAACTTCACGGTGGGTGGGTGAATGACTCCTTCCCTCCGTGTGTTTGTGTTAGTGCCTTTttctgtgttttgtgtgtgtgtgtgtcttcctgtAGTAGAAACTATATTAAGAATAGACTTAGACTCATAGAtcaacacaatttgttggggaagcgGTAACAGGCCTTTTGTAAAAGGAagtcatacctcaccaatctcttagaattatttcaggaagtcaacaagcatgtggataaaggtgagccagtggatataatgtacctagattttcagaaagcctttgacaaggtccctcactcaAGGCTTTTAAGGGAACTAACTAGCCATGGGTTCAGATGGAAGGTCATctcatggaccagtaactggttgaaagatagaaaactagaaaacaaagggtgggaataaatggtcagttttcacaatggagagaggggaACAGTCCGAGTCCACAAGGATCTgcactgggacctgtgctgttcaccatatttcattaatgatctggaaaaggagatAAACAATGAAATGGCAAAgcttgcagatggtacaaaattatCCAAGATAGTtgaatccaaagcagactgtgaagcattacagagggatctcacaaaactgggtgactgggcaacaaaatggcagatgaaatgcaatATTGATGTGCAAAGTAATGGACATTGGCAAAAAAtatcccaactatacatgtaCAATGATGagatttaaattagctgttaccacccaagaaatAGAGCTTGGAGTCACCATGGCTAGTTCTATGAAACCTTTACCTCAATGCACAGCAATGGCCCAAAAGGCTAATAGTATGTTGGGAActactaggaaagggatagaacacaagacagaaaatatcataatgccactctaGAAATCCATGGTgaacccacaccttgaatactgcttccagttctggttgccccctctcaaaaaggatatagtggaactggaaaaggttcagagaagggcaacacagATGAGCATAGCTATGGAATGGCTTTCATATGAGGAAAGACGAAAAACATTAGGGCTCtttatcttagaaaagagatgacaaggGGGTGTGCGATAGAGGcctatacaatcatgaatggtgtggtaAAAGTGAATAAAGGAGTCTTATTGGtcctttcacacaatacaaaaaacTGGGGGACATTGAATGAACtcaataggcagaaggtttaataCAAAAACAAGGacatactttttcacacaatgcacaactaacctgtggaactcattgctatggGATAGTGTGATTGCCAAAAGATacaactgggttaaaaaagaactggataagttcatggaggaaaggtcattcagtggctattagccaagatggtcagggatgcaacatcATCCTCAGGGTGACCCGAAAccgctgactgccagaagctggaagtgtAAGACggggtggatcactccataattgccctgttctgtgcacTCCCCCTGAAGTTTTGGTatgggccactgttggagacaggatactgggcaaaatggaccattggtctgaccctgtctGTCAGCTCTTTTGTTTTCTTATGTTCCTCTGTGTATTTGATGTATATGTGTCCTCCGCTGTATGTCTCTGCACATATATCTACTTCTGTTTTTGAGTGTGCAGATGTGGCTGTCTGCCCATGTCCATATTATGTGTCAATTTCTGGAAGGGTCTGTTTGTCTTTCTTGCTCTGTGAATATCTTCTATTTCTGTCACACTAAGACCTGGAAATATATGAATTCCAATGATATGATAATTAGGAGAAAAAGGGCAGATACAATACAAAACCAGCCAAACAAGAACTACCCCACCACCTTGTTGGTAAATCCAGAATAAAAGAGATGTAGTAGAGAAATATCTGatgagcagctggcattgctcaCAAAACATAATCACTCCTCGACACAATCAaaactgcaccatcagccatttCTTTGCAAAGGATGCTGGAAGTCACTATAAATGAAAATGACACAAGCCCCTGACTATGCCAATTCCCCATATTTTTTCCCAACAGATTTCTGTTTTCTCCAAGTATGTTGTTGATTTAAACGTGATCCCGGAAGAGTTGTCCCTTGCTCACCGGACTTGCCTTGTGTGTTGCCCTGACTTAACCTGCAAGAGATTAGGCAGAATTTGCTTGGGGAATTGCTTTAAATTGTGTTGTGCAGCCCAGAACATCACCTTGTCTACAGTATAGAACTACACCTTGCCCCAGGATGAGTGTGCCAATGCAAGCTGCAGTCGTGCAGTGCCTTCACATAGCCATCCTGCTTTGGGGACACACAGACCAGTGCATTCACATGCCAAGCACTCCCAACAACGGTTGCAGGGCCTGTGGGGTGCTGCTTCTCTCCCATAATTCCCAGCACAGCTCTTTGGTTTTCCCCAGGAGCAGATGCATGTTGTGGCTGGTTTGTCATGTCTATTGTGTCTCCCACTCACATGTTTGGTTTGTTCCAATCAATGTGCCTGTGGTTCTCCCCTGGAGGTGCATATATAGTGAAGGACCAGGGGCCATGCCCTGGCTGTGCCTTCATGCTCACATTGCGGATAACAGCAGATTCTCCCCAAAGCTGTTGCAGGACTGACTCTGGACCAGTTGTCTATGAAGCTGCTTTTGGGTGGTGCTGCAGGAAGAGGTAAGGTGCTTGGGGCTCTGTTACTGTGATGCTTCTAATGACTGAATTTTTTGTTGTCCAGTTGTTaacatttttgttatttttgtggTTCTTTTGCTGACCAAAGGGCTATCCCCACCTCTTTTCTTGATCTCCCTACAGTATGCTGGGATGGAAATGGTCTGGGCCCAGCTGTGAAGTGAAGAGATCTAGCCAGGCTCCTCCCTGCAACATAGCCACTTCCCCCATCTCCCTGCTCCACCTGCTGtggatgtggtggggggaggcatgAAAGACACAGCTTGTCAGGGCAGTGGGGTAACCCATGAGGGCTTGGAGAGGCATTCCTCCCCAAGGAAGTAAGTAGGGAGCTTGGATAATTGATTTTTCTATCTGTATATGTTTCTAATGTCTTTTCTTCCTGCATGCTTCCTTCCAGATCGCAGGAGACTGAGGGATTCATTGGAAACAGCTGCCGTCCTGCAAAGGCAGCTCCAGCCCTACCTGCCGGTGCTGCGGTGCAGGAGTGCAGGGAGGGAATGTTCATGtggatgaagtgtgtgtgtgtgttctgcttCCTAACCTTTCTCTGGTGGCTTTCAGGAGCTGAAGGCTCATTGGTTTGGGTGGTGGAGAGTGGAAATCATTAAACAACATTTTTAACTCTTAAAATATTAAGCACAATTTTGGAATGATTTTCTCCTAATACATGTTTTGAAATATGTTTTTACTGAAGTAGGACTCTGTACCTTTAATGAGATGGGCAGAGAGAAGCTGGCAGAGGCAAGCCAAGCTGAGCACCAGCTCCCCTGCTCTCAGGCCTGGCCCAAAGGGGCAGAGGAATTGGGCCAAACCAAGACTGAGTATCGCCTCTGGTGCTTCCTTTTCAGCTAACCTTGCTCAGAGGAGATGACATGATGATGCCTCACATCCCTGTGCCCTGTTGACATTCCTGTGGCCACCAGTGGAGCTGCCCAAGTAGGGAGTGATGGGTCCAACACACCCATTAAGTTAAAGAAGCAAACCCAGGTCACTCTGTCAAAGGTTCCATTTAAAAACATTGCGACCCACATATTTCCGTGCAGTAGTGCTGGCACCAGCTCAGGGACAGAGGACAGGAAGCTGGTCCTTCCCTTTTCAGAGGCTGTCTGGGTGCCAGTGCAGCCCCCAGTGCAGACTAGGGCAGCCAGGAAGGTTTCTCTAATTTTCATCACTGCTGCAATTGGCCGGCAGAACTGCTAGGGCACAAGAACACCCTGCTTACGCCTCTGATGTCTCACCCTTCTTCCTCCATCATAGCCTGTGGTGGGATAGGAGGGAGGGCT
This window encodes:
- the SLC32A1 gene encoding vesicular inhibitory amino acid transporter — protein: MATLIRSKLSNVATSVSNKSQAKVSGMFARMGFQAATDEEAVGFVHCDDLDMEHRQGLQMDILKSDASEEGAEPPLEGDIHYQRDGTGPLPPSASKDEGICSELSSQAKPKITAWEAGWNVTNAIQGMFVLGLPYAILHGGYLGLFLIIFAAVVCCYTGKILIACLYEENEDGEIVRVRDSYVDIANACCAPRFPKLGGRIVNVAQIIELVMTCILYVVVSGNLMYNSFPNLPVSQKSWSIIATAVLLPCAFLKNLKAVSKFSLLCTLAHFVINILVIAYCLSRARDWAWDKVKFYIDVKKFPISIGIIVFSYTSQIFLPSLEGNMQHPKEFHCMMNWTHIAACILKGLFALVAYLTWADETKEVITDNLPSTIRAVVNLFLVSKALLSYPLPFFAAVEVLEKSLFQDGNRAVFPNCYGGDGRIKSWGLALRCALVVFTLLMAIYVPHFALLMGLTGSLTGAGLCFLLPSLFHLKLLWRKLMWHHVFFDVAIFVIGGICSVSGFIHSLEGLIEAYGSNIED